A DNA window from Amphiprion ocellaris isolate individual 3 ecotype Okinawa chromosome 8, ASM2253959v1, whole genome shotgun sequence contains the following coding sequences:
- the srpk3 gene encoding SRSF protein kinase 3 isoform X2 yields MLIAVGSGHGNSAASGKKHRRRGKKHRRVRADENRPDDICDLQSLNVDDSLPPHSYPQLPPTPPQSYPQLPPTPPQSYPQLPPTPPQSYPQLPQTPPQSYPQLPQTPPQSYPQLPQTPQQNYPQLPQTPPQSYPQLPQTPPQSYPQLPPTPPQSYPQLPQTPPQSYPQLPQTPPQSYPQLPQTPPQSCPQLPQTPPQSYPQLPQTPPQNDPQLPQTPPQSYPQLPQTPPQNDPQLPQTPPQSYPQLPQTPPQSYPQLPSASPQSYPQTAHLPQSTLETSPSPGTPPTRPDDPSETTPSPIEPTLLPPQVAPRTPSHIEPTPLPPQIAPRTPSPFPHHTPPAADTINPPVAPPPPDNTLQTSLFFSQSPPTITLSPTHSCRHSPPTVSQIITQNSFRSPHRTLVKSPPASPHSVTHNASDSTSVLSKAPPTPPLSPAYPDPFLLTSVTFTSSHLYSPLCTSPASFLRSLDPLGPPIGLPPVMSSATQQLTTPHTPLSPPPAEFTPPPAQLLGSDDEEQEDPSDYCKGGYYPVKIGDLFNGRYHVVRKLGWGHFSTVWLCWDLQKKRFVALKVVKSAPHYTETALDEIKLLRCVRDSDPSDPYRETIVQLIDDFKISGVNGVHVCMVLEVLGHQLLKWIIKSNYMGLPLVCVKTIIRQVLQGLDYLHTKCKIIHTDIKPENILLDADEVYIRRLAAEATNWQRAGAPPPSGSSVSTAPRDLQVSVQVGKLSKNKKKKLKRKAKRQQKLLEERLMDIQRMEEEDELQQPEDTDNTFVNGNTSCSTANSKASPESSSSWLEDKCNGHAPGRFSSPASGLSGFSSSVMSATSESALSAQSGCSSGRDVFSASDFVLSPLDPQNAERLRVKIADLGNACWVHKHFTEDIQTRQYRALEVLIGAEYGPPADIWSTACMAFELATGDYLFEPHSGEDYTRDEDHIAHIIELLGPIPLPFALSGRYSREYFNRRGELRHISSLKPWGLFEVLLEKYEWPLDQAAQFSDFLLTMLDLQPERRATAAQCLQHAWLHS; encoded by the exons ATGTTGATAG cagtcGGTTCTGGACATGGAAACTCTGCTGCCTCCGGAAAGAAACACCGGCGGAGAGGCAAGAAGCACCGGAGGGTCCGAGCAGACGAGAACCG GCCTGATGACATCTGTGACCTCCAGAGTTTGAACGTTGATGACAGCCTGCCTCCACACAGTTACCCCCAACTGCCCCCAACACCTCCACAGAGTTACCCCCAGCTGCCCCCAACACCTCCACAGAGTTACCCCCAACTGCCCCCAACACCTCCACAGAGTTACCCCCAACTGCCCCAAACACCTCCACAGAGTTACCCCCAGCTGCCCCAAACACCTCCACAGAGTTACCCCCAACTGCCCCAAACACCTCAACAGAATTACCCCCAACTGCCCCAAACACCTCCACAGAGTTACCCCCAACTGCCCCAAACACCTCCACAGAGTTACCCCCAGCTGCCCCCAACACCTCCACAGAGTTACCCCCAACTGCCCCAAACACCTCCACAGAGTTACCCCCAGCTGCCCCAAACACCTCCACAGAGTTACCCCCAACTGCCCCAAACACCTCCACAGAGTTGCCCCCAGCTGCCCCAAACACCTCCACAGAGTTACCCCCAACTGCCCCAAACACCTCCACAGAATGACCCCCAACTGCCCCAAACACCTCCACAGAGTTACCCCCAGTTGCCCCAAACACCTCCACAGAATGACCCCCAACTGCCCCAAACACCTCCACAGAGTTACCCCCAGTTGCCCCAAACACCTCCACAGAGTTACCCCCAGCTGCCCTCAGCATCTCCACAGAGTTACCCCCAGACTGCCCATCTGCCCCAGAGCACTCTCGAAACCAGCCCCTCACCAGGAACCCCACCAACACGTCCAGATGACCCCAGTGAAACCACCCCATCACCCATCGAACCTACCCTGTTGCCCCCTCAGGTTGCCCCCAGAACCCCGTCACACATCGAACCTACCCCGTTGCCCCCTCAGATTGCCCCAAGAACCCCGTCACCATTCCCCCATCACACACCACCCGCTGCAGATACAATAAACCCTCCTGTAGCTCCGCCTCCTCCTGACAACACCCTCCAAACCTCACTGTTCTTCAGCCAATCACCTCCTACCATAACACTAAGCCCCACCCACAGTTGCCGTCACTCACCACCAACTGTTAGCCAAATAATTACCCAGAATTCTTTCAGATCGCCTCATAGGACTCTTGTCAAATCACCTCCAGCCTCACCTCACAGCGTTACCCACAATGCCTCGGACTCGACATCAGTATTGTCCAAAGCTCCTCCCACCCCTCCGTTAAGCCCTGCCTACCCAGACCCCTTCCTGCTGACCTCAGTGACCTTTACTTCTTCCCACCTCTACTCCCCCCTCTGCACCTCTCCTGCCTCTTTCCTGCGATCCCTCGACCCTCTGGGCCCTCCCATTGGTCTGcctcctgtgatgtcatcagCCACCCAACAATTGACCACGCCCCATACACCACTGAGCCCGCCCCCCGCTGAGTTCACCCCGCCTCCTGCTCAGCTGCTGGGCTCCGATGACGAGGAGCAGGAGGACCCGTCAGACTACTGCAAAG GCGGTTACTACCCGGTGAAGATTGGCGACCTGTTCAACGGGAGGTACCACGTGGTCAGGAAGCTGGGCTGGGGACACTTCTCCACCGTGTGGCTCTGCTGGGACCTGCA gaaGAAGCGTTTCGTGGCGCTGAAGGTGGTGAAGAGCGCTCCTCATTACACCGAGACGGCGCTGGACGAGATTAAACTGCTGCGATGT gtGAGAGACAGCGACCCCTCTGACCCCTACAGGGAAACCATCGTCCAACTTATTGACGACTTCAAAATCTCAGGAGTCAATGGAGTGC ATGTTTGCATGGTTCTGGAGGTTTTGGGTCATCAGCTGTTAAAGTGGATCATCAAGTCAAACTATATGGGGCTTCCTCTGGTGTGTGTGAAGACCATCATCAGACAG GTGCTGCAGGGACTAGACTACCTCCACACCAAATGTAAGATCATCCACACCGACATCAAACCAGAGAACATCCTGTTGGACGCTGATGAGGTTTACATCAGAAGATTGGCAGCTGAAGCCACCAACTGGCAGAGAGCCGGAGCCCCGCCCCCTTCTGGGTCATCAG tTAGCACGGCTCCCAGGGATCTCCAGGTAAGTGTCCAG gttggaaaattgtcaaaaaacaagaagaagaagttgaAGAGAAAAGCGAAACGTCAACAGAAACTGTTGGAGGAGAGACTGATGGATATACAG aggatggaggaggaggacgaacTGCAGCAACCTGAAGATACAGACAATACCT TTGTCAATGGCAACACTTCCTGCTCCACAGCCAATAGCAAAGCCAGCCCTGAGTCCAGCAGCTCCTGGTTGGAGGACAAGTGTAATGGCCACGCCCCCGGACGGTTCTCCAGCCCCGCCTCCGGCCTATCAGGGTTCTCCAGCTCTGTGATGTCAGCGACGTCTGAGTCTGCACTTTCTGCTCAGTCTGGATGCTCGAGTGGACGAGACg TGTTCAGCGCCTCAGACTTCGTCCTCAGTCCTCTGGATCCTCAGAACGCCGAACGGCTGCGAGTGAAGATCGCTGATCTGGGAAACGCCTGCTGGGTG cacaaacacttcACAGAGGACATCCAGACCCGACAGTACCGGGCGCTGGAAGTTCTGATCGGAGCAGAATACGGACCGCCGGCCGACATCTGGAGCACCGCCTGCATG GCCTTTGAGCTGGCGACAGGAGATTATCTGTTTGAACCTCATTCAGGAGAAGACTACACCAGAGACGAAg ATCACATCGCTCACATCATCGAGCTGCTCGGACCCATTCCTCTGCCTTTCGCTCTGTCTGGAAGGTACTCCAGAGAGTACTTCAACAggagag gtgagctGCGTCACATCTCCAGCCTGAAGCCGTGGGGTTTGTTCGAGGTTCTGTTGGAGAAGTACGAGTGGCCTCTGGACCAGGCGGCTCAGTTCAGTGACTTCCTGCTGACCATGTTGGACCTGCAGCCTGAACGCAGGGCGACAGCAGCGCAGTGTCTGCAGCATGCATGGCTGCACTCTTAG
- the srpk3 gene encoding SRSF protein kinase 3 isoform X3 → MLIAAVGSGHGNSAASGKKHRRRGKKHRRVRADENRPDDICDLQSLNVDDSLPPHSYPQLPPTPPQSYPQLPPTPPQSYPQLPPTPPQSYPQLPQTPPQSYPQLPQTPPQSYPQLPQTPQQNYPQLPQTPPQSYPQLPQTPPQSYPQLPPTPPQSYPQLPQTPPQSYPQLPQTPPQSYPQLPQTPPQSCPQLPQTPPQSYPQLPQTPPQNDPQLPQTPPQSYPQLPQTPPQNDPQLPQTPPQSYPQLPQTPPQSYPQLPSASPQSYPQTAHLPQSTLETSPSPGTPPTRPDDPSETTPSPIEPTLLPPQVAPRTPSHIEPTPLPPQIAPRTPSPFPHHTPPAADTINPPVAPPPPDNTLQTSLFFSQSPPTITLSPTHSCRHSPPTVSQIITQNSFRSPHRTLVKSPPASPHSVTHNASDSTSVLSKAPPTPPLSPAYPDPFLLTSVTFTSSHLYSPLCTSPASFLRSLDPLGPPIGLPPVMSSATQQLTTPHTPLSPPPAEFTPPPAQLLGSDDEEQEDPSDYCKGGYYPVKIGDLFNGRYHVVRKLGWGHFSTVWLCWDLQKKRFVALKVVKSAPHYTETALDEIKLLRCVRDSDPSDPYRETIVQLIDDFKISGVNGVHVCMVLEVLGHQLLKWIIKSNYMGLPLVCVKTIIRQVLQGLDYLHTKCKIIHTDIKPENILLDADEVYIRRLAAEATNWQRAGAPPPSGSSVSTAPRDLQVGKLSKNKKKKLKRKAKRQQKLLEERLMDIQRMEEEDELQQPEDTDNTFVNGNTSCSTANSKASPESSSSWLEDKCNGHAPGRFSSPASGLSGFSSSVMSATSESALSAQSGCSSGRDVFSASDFVLSPLDPQNAERLRVKIADLGNACWVHKHFTEDIQTRQYRALEVLIGAEYGPPADIWSTACMAFELATGDYLFEPHSGEDYTRDEDHIAHIIELLGPIPLPFALSGRYSREYFNRRGELRHISSLKPWGLFEVLLEKYEWPLDQAAQFSDFLLTMLDLQPERRATAAQCLQHAWLHS, encoded by the exons ATGTTGATAG cagcagtcGGTTCTGGACATGGAAACTCTGCTGCCTCCGGAAAGAAACACCGGCGGAGAGGCAAGAAGCACCGGAGGGTCCGAGCAGACGAGAACCG GCCTGATGACATCTGTGACCTCCAGAGTTTGAACGTTGATGACAGCCTGCCTCCACACAGTTACCCCCAACTGCCCCCAACACCTCCACAGAGTTACCCCCAGCTGCCCCCAACACCTCCACAGAGTTACCCCCAACTGCCCCCAACACCTCCACAGAGTTACCCCCAACTGCCCCAAACACCTCCACAGAGTTACCCCCAGCTGCCCCAAACACCTCCACAGAGTTACCCCCAACTGCCCCAAACACCTCAACAGAATTACCCCCAACTGCCCCAAACACCTCCACAGAGTTACCCCCAACTGCCCCAAACACCTCCACAGAGTTACCCCCAGCTGCCCCCAACACCTCCACAGAGTTACCCCCAACTGCCCCAAACACCTCCACAGAGTTACCCCCAGCTGCCCCAAACACCTCCACAGAGTTACCCCCAACTGCCCCAAACACCTCCACAGAGTTGCCCCCAGCTGCCCCAAACACCTCCACAGAGTTACCCCCAACTGCCCCAAACACCTCCACAGAATGACCCCCAACTGCCCCAAACACCTCCACAGAGTTACCCCCAGTTGCCCCAAACACCTCCACAGAATGACCCCCAACTGCCCCAAACACCTCCACAGAGTTACCCCCAGTTGCCCCAAACACCTCCACAGAGTTACCCCCAGCTGCCCTCAGCATCTCCACAGAGTTACCCCCAGACTGCCCATCTGCCCCAGAGCACTCTCGAAACCAGCCCCTCACCAGGAACCCCACCAACACGTCCAGATGACCCCAGTGAAACCACCCCATCACCCATCGAACCTACCCTGTTGCCCCCTCAGGTTGCCCCCAGAACCCCGTCACACATCGAACCTACCCCGTTGCCCCCTCAGATTGCCCCAAGAACCCCGTCACCATTCCCCCATCACACACCACCCGCTGCAGATACAATAAACCCTCCTGTAGCTCCGCCTCCTCCTGACAACACCCTCCAAACCTCACTGTTCTTCAGCCAATCACCTCCTACCATAACACTAAGCCCCACCCACAGTTGCCGTCACTCACCACCAACTGTTAGCCAAATAATTACCCAGAATTCTTTCAGATCGCCTCATAGGACTCTTGTCAAATCACCTCCAGCCTCACCTCACAGCGTTACCCACAATGCCTCGGACTCGACATCAGTATTGTCCAAAGCTCCTCCCACCCCTCCGTTAAGCCCTGCCTACCCAGACCCCTTCCTGCTGACCTCAGTGACCTTTACTTCTTCCCACCTCTACTCCCCCCTCTGCACCTCTCCTGCCTCTTTCCTGCGATCCCTCGACCCTCTGGGCCCTCCCATTGGTCTGcctcctgtgatgtcatcagCCACCCAACAATTGACCACGCCCCATACACCACTGAGCCCGCCCCCCGCTGAGTTCACCCCGCCTCCTGCTCAGCTGCTGGGCTCCGATGACGAGGAGCAGGAGGACCCGTCAGACTACTGCAAAG GCGGTTACTACCCGGTGAAGATTGGCGACCTGTTCAACGGGAGGTACCACGTGGTCAGGAAGCTGGGCTGGGGACACTTCTCCACCGTGTGGCTCTGCTGGGACCTGCA gaaGAAGCGTTTCGTGGCGCTGAAGGTGGTGAAGAGCGCTCCTCATTACACCGAGACGGCGCTGGACGAGATTAAACTGCTGCGATGT gtGAGAGACAGCGACCCCTCTGACCCCTACAGGGAAACCATCGTCCAACTTATTGACGACTTCAAAATCTCAGGAGTCAATGGAGTGC ATGTTTGCATGGTTCTGGAGGTTTTGGGTCATCAGCTGTTAAAGTGGATCATCAAGTCAAACTATATGGGGCTTCCTCTGGTGTGTGTGAAGACCATCATCAGACAG GTGCTGCAGGGACTAGACTACCTCCACACCAAATGTAAGATCATCCACACCGACATCAAACCAGAGAACATCCTGTTGGACGCTGATGAGGTTTACATCAGAAGATTGGCAGCTGAAGCCACCAACTGGCAGAGAGCCGGAGCCCCGCCCCCTTCTGGGTCATCAG tTAGCACGGCTCCCAGGGATCTCCAG gttggaaaattgtcaaaaaacaagaagaagaagttgaAGAGAAAAGCGAAACGTCAACAGAAACTGTTGGAGGAGAGACTGATGGATATACAG aggatggaggaggaggacgaacTGCAGCAACCTGAAGATACAGACAATACCT TTGTCAATGGCAACACTTCCTGCTCCACAGCCAATAGCAAAGCCAGCCCTGAGTCCAGCAGCTCCTGGTTGGAGGACAAGTGTAATGGCCACGCCCCCGGACGGTTCTCCAGCCCCGCCTCCGGCCTATCAGGGTTCTCCAGCTCTGTGATGTCAGCGACGTCTGAGTCTGCACTTTCTGCTCAGTCTGGATGCTCGAGTGGACGAGACg TGTTCAGCGCCTCAGACTTCGTCCTCAGTCCTCTGGATCCTCAGAACGCCGAACGGCTGCGAGTGAAGATCGCTGATCTGGGAAACGCCTGCTGGGTG cacaaacacttcACAGAGGACATCCAGACCCGACAGTACCGGGCGCTGGAAGTTCTGATCGGAGCAGAATACGGACCGCCGGCCGACATCTGGAGCACCGCCTGCATG GCCTTTGAGCTGGCGACAGGAGATTATCTGTTTGAACCTCATTCAGGAGAAGACTACACCAGAGACGAAg ATCACATCGCTCACATCATCGAGCTGCTCGGACCCATTCCTCTGCCTTTCGCTCTGTCTGGAAGGTACTCCAGAGAGTACTTCAACAggagag gtgagctGCGTCACATCTCCAGCCTGAAGCCGTGGGGTTTGTTCGAGGTTCTGTTGGAGAAGTACGAGTGGCCTCTGGACCAGGCGGCTCAGTTCAGTGACTTCCTGCTGACCATGTTGGACCTGCAGCCTGAACGCAGGGCGACAGCAGCGCAGTGTCTGCAGCATGCATGGCTGCACTCTTAG